The Microbacterium horticulturae genome has a window encoding:
- a CDS encoding DUF402 domain-containing protein — translation MTPPNRPEPGTRLTFRWRKWDGSPHWEHDGVYLGSDEQGDWIGQPAGWHSHRPGRQFTAESPNVTLITGDPTWAGTFYGGMHPRQVRIYIDIAWDVQWTDAEPTAIDMDLDVIRCDDERGIWIDDEDEWDEHRARYGYPAEVQDVLTAKAAELKAQVTAQSAPFDDATAQRWLARLAMLHSDSPA, via the coding sequence GTGACGCCGCCGAACCGCCCCGAGCCGGGCACCCGCCTCACCTTCCGTTGGCGCAAGTGGGACGGCTCGCCGCACTGGGAGCACGACGGCGTCTACCTCGGCTCGGACGAGCAGGGCGACTGGATCGGACAGCCCGCGGGATGGCACAGCCACCGGCCCGGGCGGCAGTTCACGGCCGAGTCGCCGAATGTGACCCTCATCACGGGTGACCCGACCTGGGCGGGCACGTTCTACGGCGGCATGCACCCGCGCCAGGTGCGCATCTACATCGACATCGCGTGGGACGTGCAGTGGACCGACGCCGAGCCCACCGCGATCGACATGGACCTCGATGTCATCCGCTGCGACGACGAGCGCGGCATCTGGATCGACGACGAAGACGAGTGGGACGAGCACCGCGCGCGCTACGGCTACCCGGCCGAGGTCCAAGACGTGCTCACGGCCAAAGCCGCCGAGCTGAAAGCGCAGGTCACCGCGCAGAGCGCCCCCTTCGACGACGCGACGGCGCAGCGGTGGCTCGCCCGGCTGGCCATGCTGCACTCAGACAGCCCGGCCTAG
- a CDS encoding demethylmenaquinone methyltransferase produces the protein MSTEHNRADLGKDPARVSGMFDQVAGGYDRTNTVLSLGNDKLWRVATTRAVAPRPGQRILDLAAGTGASSVSLARSGAEVVAADFSPGMIAEGRRRHGGIPNLTFEQADATALPFDDDAFDTVTISFGLRNVVEPKKALAEMRRVTKPGGRLVICEFSHPTSKAFAGLYGFYNNRVLPLAAKVVSTNADAYDYLNESIRDWPDQPTLASWMRQAGWSEVAWRNLTFGIVALHRAINPSSEPR, from the coding sequence ATGAGCACCGAGCACAATCGCGCCGATCTCGGCAAAGACCCCGCCCGGGTCAGCGGCATGTTCGACCAGGTCGCCGGCGGTTACGACCGCACGAACACCGTGCTCAGCCTCGGCAACGACAAACTGTGGCGGGTGGCCACGACCCGCGCGGTCGCTCCGCGGCCCGGTCAGCGCATCCTGGATCTTGCCGCCGGCACCGGCGCCAGCTCGGTGAGTCTCGCGCGCAGTGGCGCCGAGGTGGTCGCCGCCGACTTCTCGCCCGGCATGATCGCCGAGGGCAGGCGCCGGCATGGCGGCATCCCGAATCTCACCTTCGAGCAGGCCGACGCGACGGCTCTGCCGTTCGACGACGACGCGTTCGACACCGTCACGATCTCGTTCGGCCTGCGCAATGTCGTCGAGCCGAAGAAGGCGCTCGCCGAGATGCGTCGCGTCACCAAGCCCGGCGGCCGGCTCGTGATCTGCGAGTTCTCGCACCCGACCTCGAAGGCGTTCGCGGGGCTGTACGGCTTCTACAACAACCGAGTGCTGCCGCTGGCGGCCAAAGTCGTGAGCACGAACGCCGACGCGTACGACTACCTCAACGAGTCGATCCGCGACTGGCCCGACCAGCCGACGCTGGCGAGCTGGATGCGGCAGGCCGGCTGGAGCGAGGTCGCCTGGCGCAACCTCACGTTCGGCATCGTGGCTCTCCATCGTGCAATCAACCCGTCGTCCGAGCCCAGGTAG
- a CDS encoding polyprenyl synthetase family protein produces MTGRPFVPGSRVASRLGLTERVFAGARSRRLLRTVEDGLARVEEDLARELRMTDPLVDATSRYLYEAGGKRVRPMLVLLTCQLGDGVGPEVVQAATALELTHLGSLYHDDVMDDADVRRGVPAAQAVWGNNIAILTGDLLFARASQIMARLGEGAIRLQANTFERLVLGQMHETIGAQPGDDPVEFYLQVLKDKTGSLIAAAAQSGIIFSNAPVEYRQPMYDFGEKAGVAFQLLDDVIDLSDDPGETGKVPGTDLRAGVPTMPYLLLGEREDAASAALRTRIDDGVAEIAGGADPSILDGALAALRDHDATAQTRRLAHDWSRDAIASLDPVPDGPVRDGLVRFAEAVADRSS; encoded by the coding sequence GTGACAGGTCGTCCCTTCGTGCCGGGTTCGCGCGTGGCGAGCCGCCTCGGCCTCACAGAACGGGTCTTCGCCGGTGCGAGGTCCCGCAGGCTGCTGCGCACCGTCGAAGACGGTCTCGCGCGCGTCGAAGAAGATCTCGCCCGCGAACTGCGGATGACCGATCCGCTCGTCGACGCGACCAGCCGCTACCTCTACGAAGCCGGCGGCAAGCGCGTCCGACCCATGCTCGTGCTGCTGACCTGCCAGCTCGGTGACGGGGTCGGTCCCGAGGTCGTGCAGGCGGCCACCGCGCTCGAACTCACCCACCTCGGCTCGCTCTACCACGACGACGTCATGGACGACGCGGACGTGCGCCGCGGCGTTCCTGCCGCCCAGGCGGTGTGGGGCAACAACATCGCGATCCTCACCGGCGACCTGCTGTTCGCCCGCGCCAGCCAGATCATGGCGCGGCTCGGCGAAGGCGCCATCCGGCTGCAGGCGAACACCTTCGAGCGCCTCGTACTCGGACAGATGCACGAGACCATCGGCGCGCAGCCCGGCGACGACCCGGTGGAGTTCTACCTGCAGGTACTCAAAGACAAGACCGGCTCGCTGATCGCCGCGGCCGCGCAGTCGGGGATCATCTTCAGCAACGCGCCCGTCGAGTACCGGCAGCCCATGTACGACTTCGGCGAGAAGGCCGGCGTCGCCTTCCAGCTGCTCGATGACGTCATCGACCTCAGCGACGACCCCGGCGAGACCGGCAAGGTTCCCGGCACCGACCTGCGCGCGGGCGTGCCGACCATGCCGTACCTGCTGCTGGGGGAGCGGGAGGATGCCGCATCCGCCGCCCTGCGCACGCGGATCGACGACGGCGTCGCCGAGATCGCCGGAGGCGCCGACCCGTCGATCCTCGACGGCGCGCTGGCGGCGCTGCGCGACCACGACGCGACCGCGCAGACCCGGCGCCTGGCGCACGACTGGTCGCGCGACGCGATCGCCTCCCTCGACCCGGTGCCCGACGGCCCGGTGCGCGATGGACTCGTGCGCTTCGCCGAGGCCGTCGCCGACCGCAGCAGCTGA
- a CDS encoding FAD-dependent oxidoreductase — protein sequence MTTLRLAIVGAGPAGIYAADNLLKAERKFDVSIDLFDRLPAPYGLVRYGVAPDHPRIKGIITALRDTLDRGDIRIFGNVEFGTDLTLDDLREHYNAVVFATGSHRDAPLDVPGVDAAGSYGAADFVSWYDGHPDVPREWPLDASSVAVIGNGNVALDVARMLAKHVEDLVPTEIPQNVHEGLAASQITDVHVFGRRGPTQVKFTPLELRELGELRDVDMVLNDEDFDYDEAQKQAVATNKQVLVIDRILQSWRKRAAEEGRAPASRRLHLHFFARPVEVKRDAAGRVSAFVYERTRPDGQGGVVGTGELREVAVQQLYRAIGYFGSPLPGVPFDKRHGIIPNREGRVLHKDSNEYVPGLYATGWVKRGPVGLIGHTKSDAMETVRNLINDQAFWWHPAHPEESAIPALLASRDVKWTDLDGWHRLDAHEIALGEPHERARIKVVPRDEMVRISRGE from the coding sequence ATGACCACGCTCCGTCTCGCCATCGTCGGCGCCGGCCCCGCCGGCATCTACGCCGCCGACAACCTGCTGAAGGCCGAGCGCAAGTTCGACGTGTCGATCGATCTGTTCGACCGCCTGCCCGCCCCGTACGGGCTCGTCCGCTACGGCGTGGCACCCGACCACCCGCGCATCAAGGGCATCATCACGGCGCTGCGCGACACGCTCGACCGCGGCGACATCCGCATCTTCGGGAATGTCGAGTTCGGCACCGACCTGACCCTCGATGACCTGCGCGAGCACTACAACGCGGTCGTCTTCGCGACCGGATCGCACCGCGACGCTCCGCTCGACGTGCCGGGCGTCGACGCCGCAGGATCCTACGGCGCGGCAGATTTCGTCAGCTGGTACGACGGGCACCCCGATGTGCCGCGCGAGTGGCCGCTGGACGCGTCGTCGGTCGCCGTCATCGGCAACGGCAACGTGGCGCTGGACGTCGCCCGCATGCTGGCCAAGCACGTCGAAGACCTCGTGCCCACCGAGATCCCGCAGAACGTCCACGAGGGGCTCGCCGCCTCGCAGATCACCGATGTGCACGTGTTCGGCCGGCGCGGGCCGACACAGGTGAAGTTCACGCCGCTCGAACTGCGTGAACTGGGCGAGCTGCGCGACGTCGACATGGTCCTGAACGACGAGGACTTCGACTACGACGAGGCCCAGAAGCAGGCCGTCGCCACGAACAAGCAGGTGCTGGTCATCGACCGCATCCTGCAGTCGTGGCGCAAGCGCGCAGCCGAAGAGGGTCGGGCGCCTGCCTCGCGCCGCCTGCACCTGCATTTCTTCGCCCGCCCGGTCGAAGTGAAGCGGGATGCCGCGGGCCGCGTCAGCGCGTTCGTGTACGAGCGCACGCGGCCCGACGGGCAGGGCGGTGTCGTCGGCACCGGAGAGCTGCGCGAGGTCGCGGTGCAGCAGCTCTACCGGGCGATCGGCTACTTCGGCAGCCCGCTGCCGGGCGTCCCGTTCGACAAGCGGCACGGCATCATCCCGAACCGCGAGGGCCGCGTGCTGCACAAGGACTCGAACGAGTACGTGCCCGGGCTGTACGCGACCGGATGGGTCAAGCGGGGACCTGTGGGCCTCATCGGCCACACCAAGTCCGACGCGATGGAGACGGTCCGCAATCTCATCAACGACCAGGCGTTCTGGTGGCACCCCGCTCACCCCGAAGAGAGCGCGATCCCCGCTCTGCTCGCCTCGCGCGACGTGAAGTGGACCGACCTCGACGGCTGGCACCGTCTCGACGCGCACGAGATCGCCCTGGGTGAGCCGCACGAGCGCGCGCGCATCAAGGTGGTGCCGCGCGACGAGATGGTGCGCATCTCCCGCGGCGAATGA
- a CDS encoding multidrug effflux MFS transporter produces the protein MTARRLTPWLLATLGFLAGVGPFATDMYLASFTDIARDLGGTPATVQLTLTAFLLGIGAGQLVLGPVSDRYGRRPVLVASLAVFAASSIALVFSPTLAVFIALRLVQGISGAAGIVVSRAVAVDLSEDDTAVRALSLMAMVGGLGPLIAPPIGGAIAELANWQVVLGVLAAIAVVMLALGALVVPESLPPEQRHTGGFAALAARFRALLTDRAFVGGTLAFATGFGAMMAYISASPFVGQVVLRMSPFAYALAFAAGALALVLSNSLNARIAPRVGPGRMLVLGVVMIAASALALTVLASTSSLQIGSFIACAFVLTGGTGFTMSNASALALARADEARGSGAALLGAAQFLVGAVVSPVVGLWGEHTALPMAVVALVFAALAFGAAVWTVRAR, from the coding sequence ATGACCGCGCGCAGACTCACGCCGTGGCTGCTGGCCACGCTCGGGTTCCTGGCCGGGGTCGGTCCGTTCGCGACCGACATGTACCTCGCGTCGTTCACCGACATAGCGCGTGACCTCGGCGGCACGCCGGCAACGGTGCAGCTGACGCTCACGGCGTTTCTGCTCGGCATCGGCGCCGGCCAGCTCGTGCTGGGGCCCGTCTCCGATCGGTACGGGCGGCGTCCGGTGCTCGTGGCTTCGCTCGCGGTGTTCGCGGCCTCGAGTATCGCGCTGGTGTTCTCGCCGACGTTGGCGGTGTTCATCGCGCTGCGTCTCGTGCAGGGGATCTCGGGAGCCGCCGGCATCGTCGTCTCACGCGCCGTGGCCGTGGACCTCAGCGAGGATGACACCGCCGTGCGCGCCCTGAGCCTCATGGCGATGGTGGGCGGTCTCGGTCCGCTGATAGCCCCGCCCATCGGCGGCGCGATCGCCGAGCTGGCGAATTGGCAGGTCGTGCTGGGTGTGCTGGCCGCGATCGCGGTCGTCATGCTCGCGCTCGGGGCGCTCGTCGTGCCCGAGTCGCTGCCGCCCGAACAGCGCCATACCGGAGGGTTCGCGGCCCTTGCGGCCCGGTTCCGCGCGTTGCTGACGGATCGGGCGTTCGTGGGTGGCACGCTCGCTTTCGCGACCGGCTTCGGTGCGATGATGGCCTACATCTCGGCGTCCCCGTTCGTTGGGCAGGTCGTGCTGCGGATGAGCCCGTTCGCCTACGCACTCGCGTTCGCCGCGGGGGCGCTCGCGCTCGTGCTGTCGAACTCGCTCAACGCGCGCATCGCGCCCCGTGTCGGGCCGGGACGGATGCTGGTCCTCGGTGTCGTCATGATCGCGGCATCCGCTCTCGCTCTCACGGTGCTGGCGAGCACCTCGAGCCTGCAGATCGGGTCGTTCATCGCGTGCGCATTCGTCCTCACCGGCGGCACCGGGTTCACGATGTCGAACGCCTCGGCGCTCGCGCTGGCTCGCGCCGACGAGGCACGCGGCTCCGGGGCGGCGCTGCTCGGGGCCGCGCAGTTCCTGGTCGGGGCCGTGGTCTCGCCGGTGGTCGGACTGTGGGGCGAGCACACGGCGCTGCCGATGGCGGTGGTGGCGCTGGTGTTCGCAGCGCTGGCGTTCGGCGCCGCGGTGTGGACGGTACGCGCGCGCTGA
- a CDS encoding alpha/beta hydrolase, whose product MNDWQPDLLGPPFEQLTLPLGADDQGPVVATLVRSIPRRALRRLPLAGVDVLSVHGWSDYFFQPQLAQFFTARGARFHALDLRKYGRSLRPGQTPGDISRLDEYDVDIEAALEAMGQGVDAAGPRHLVLLGHSTGGLVLSLWASRHPGRAAALVLNSPWLELQLGAIGRNAVTPLVNARARIDPRGLAPVVDFGFYTRAQHEVGALPVAGYREDWRPARGFRVHAGWLAAILEGHRRVRAGLDIACPVLVLMSARSTPALTWSEQMASTDSVLVVDDIAEAATRLGKLVTLARIDGAIHDIFLSTVTPRADAYAVLDDWLVCGLHVR is encoded by the coding sequence ATGAACGACTGGCAGCCCGACCTCCTCGGTCCGCCGTTCGAACAGCTCACGCTGCCGCTGGGTGCCGATGACCAGGGCCCCGTCGTGGCGACACTCGTGCGCAGCATCCCGCGCCGCGCTCTGCGCCGGCTGCCTTTGGCCGGCGTCGACGTCTTGTCGGTGCACGGCTGGTCGGACTACTTCTTCCAGCCCCAGCTGGCCCAGTTCTTCACCGCGCGCGGCGCGCGGTTCCATGCGCTTGACCTGCGCAAGTACGGGCGCAGCCTGCGACCCGGACAGACGCCCGGCGACATCAGCCGGCTCGACGAGTACGACGTCGACATCGAAGCCGCGCTGGAAGCCATGGGGCAGGGGGTGGATGCCGCGGGTCCGCGACATCTGGTGCTGCTGGGCCACTCCACCGGTGGCCTCGTCCTGTCGCTGTGGGCATCGCGGCATCCGGGCCGCGCGGCGGCGCTCGTGCTGAACAGCCCGTGGCTCGAGCTGCAGCTCGGCGCGATCGGACGCAACGCCGTCACGCCTCTGGTCAATGCGCGGGCGCGCATCGACCCGCGTGGACTTGCCCCGGTGGTCGATTTCGGCTTCTACACACGAGCGCAGCACGAGGTCGGTGCGCTGCCCGTGGCCGGCTATCGGGAAGACTGGCGCCCCGCCCGCGGATTCCGCGTGCATGCGGGGTGGCTGGCGGCGATCCTCGAGGGGCATCGGCGGGTGCGTGCGGGGCTCGACATCGCGTGTCCGGTGCTCGTGCTGATGTCGGCGCGGTCGACACCGGCGCTGACCTGGTCCGAGCAGATGGCGAGCACCGATTCAGTGCTGGTCGTCGATGACATAGCAGAGGCTGCGACCCGCTTGGGCAAGCTCGTGACGCTCGCGCGCATCGACGGCGCGATCCACGACATCTTCCTGTCGACGGTCACGCCACGGGCCGATGCCTACGCGGTGCTCGATGACTGGCTTGTGTGCGGCCTTCACGTGCGCTGA
- a CDS encoding YajQ family cyclic di-GMP-binding protein has product MADSSFDIVSKVDHQEADNALNQARKEVEQRYDFKGTGASVEWSGEQILVKASTEERAKAVLDVLESKLIKRGISLKSLDVGEPVQGGKEVRITSSLKDGISQDSAKKITKLIRDEGPRSVKAQIQGDELRVQSKSRDDLQEVQRLLKAADLDVDLQFVNYR; this is encoded by the coding sequence ATGGCTGACTCATCCTTCGACATCGTCTCCAAGGTCGATCATCAAGAGGCCGACAACGCGCTCAATCAGGCCCGCAAGGAGGTCGAGCAGCGCTACGACTTCAAGGGCACAGGCGCCTCGGTCGAGTGGAGCGGCGAGCAGATCCTCGTCAAGGCCTCGACCGAGGAGCGCGCAAAGGCGGTGCTCGACGTGCTCGAGTCGAAGCTCATCAAGCGCGGTATCTCGCTGAAGAGCCTCGATGTCGGCGAGCCCGTCCAGGGCGGCAAAGAGGTGCGCATCACCTCGAGCCTGAAGGACGGCATCTCACAGGACTCGGCGAAGAAGATCACCAAGCTCATCCGCGACGAGGGACCGCGCTCGGTGAAGGCGCAGATCCAGGGCGACGAGCTGCGCGTGCAGTCCAAGAGCCGCGACGATCTGCAGGAGGTGCAGCGCCTGCTGAAGGCCGCTGACCTCGACGTCGATCTCCAATTCGTCAACTACCGCTGA
- a CDS encoding sugar ABC transporter substrate-binding protein: MRVNKKGAVAIAALIAGSMLGLAGCSGQAASAPKKTTSGTLTVWVDADRARALKDVAAEFQKDKGIKVDLVVKDYGKIQQDFTAQVPTGKGPDLTIGGHDWTGGFVQDGVIAPVELGDKASQFEKVALQAVTYDGKTYGLPYAIENIAILRNTKLADSTPATFDEMIAAGKKAGTKYPFLVGQDAQGSDPYHLYPFQTSFGNAVFAQNADGSYDASKLTIGDSSGEAFAKWLGSQGDKGTKVVNLNLSQDLAKEAFLAGEAPYFLSGPWNVADAQAKGIDVAVDPIPSAGGETAAPFAGVQTFFLSAKSKNALAATDFLVNYIATEDVQTALYKAGGRPPALTTAYQAAQSDPIIAGFGKVGENAVPMPSIPQMGSVWDDWGKTEAAIIKGADPVSSWQKMTSNIEAKLK, from the coding sequence ATGAGGGTGAACAAGAAGGGCGCCGTCGCCATCGCGGCGCTGATCGCCGGAAGCATGCTGGGTCTTGCCGGCTGCTCCGGGCAGGCGGCCAGCGCGCCGAAGAAGACCACGTCCGGAACCCTGACGGTCTGGGTCGACGCCGACCGGGCGCGTGCGCTCAAGGACGTCGCGGCCGAGTTCCAGAAGGACAAGGGCATCAAGGTCGATCTGGTCGTCAAGGACTACGGCAAGATCCAGCAGGACTTCACCGCCCAGGTGCCCACAGGCAAGGGCCCCGACCTCACGATCGGCGGTCACGACTGGACCGGTGGATTCGTGCAGGACGGCGTCATCGCCCCCGTCGAACTGGGCGACAAGGCGTCGCAGTTCGAGAAGGTCGCGCTGCAGGCCGTCACCTACGACGGCAAGACCTACGGCCTGCCGTACGCGATCGAGAACATCGCGATCCTGCGCAACACAAAGCTGGCAGACTCCACGCCGGCGACCTTCGACGAGATGATCGCCGCGGGCAAGAAGGCGGGCACGAAGTACCCGTTCCTGGTCGGTCAGGACGCCCAGGGCTCCGACCCGTACCACCTGTACCCGTTCCAGACCTCGTTCGGCAACGCGGTGTTCGCGCAGAACGCCGACGGCTCATACGACGCCTCGAAGCTGACCATCGGCGACTCCTCGGGCGAGGCGTTCGCGAAGTGGCTGGGCTCGCAGGGCGACAAGGGCACGAAGGTCGTCAACCTCAACCTGTCGCAGGACCTCGCCAAGGAGGCCTTCCTCGCCGGTGAGGCGCCGTACTTCCTGTCCGGCCCCTGGAACGTCGCCGATGCGCAGGCCAAGGGCATCGACGTTGCCGTCGACCCGATTCCGTCGGCCGGCGGTGAGACGGCTGCTCCCTTCGCCGGTGTGCAGACCTTCTTCCTGAGCGCCAAGTCGAAGAACGCCCTCGCGGCCACCGACTTCCTGGTGAACTACATCGCCACCGAAGACGTGCAGACCGCGCTGTACAAGGCCGGCGGCCGCCCGCCGGCACTGACCACGGCTTACCAGGCCGCGCAGTCCGACCCGATCATCGCCGGCTTCGGCAAGGTCGGCGAGAACGCCGTGCCGATGCCGTCGATCCCGCAGATGGGTTCGGTGTGGGATGACTGGGGCAAGACCGAAGCCGCCATCATCAAGGGCGCCGACCCCGTGTCGAGCTGGCAGAAGATGACCTCCAACATCGAGGCCAAGCTCAAGTAG
- a CDS encoding ABC transporter permease subunit: MTAPILEHEPEKVDAATRRRRKRAAAIAEAASAGWKVWLVKIVLLGVIDALVIYAMLALLAQGNWLVPVIIGAVTLLVNVIYLKPGLLPAKYLTPGLIFLVVFQIFVVIYSGYIAFTNYGSGHNSTKDDAVSALLLQSQTRVDDSPTYPIRVLERDGSFYLLTTDPQTGTFEVGGQDTPLAPVDGATADGAPGFTTLDFGAIVQNQGAIGDLSVPLTDDPNDGFLKTTDGSNAYLFTSTLHWDPDADTMTDTTTGVVYHDDGRGAFTADDGTQLLPGWQVWVGFDNFVRAFTDSSIRGPFFSVLIWTFVFAILSVATTFVLGLFLAIVFNDPRMKSKKFYRVIMILPYAFPGFLSALVWAGMYNQDFGFINQVLFGGASIPWLQDPWLAKFAIVLTNLWLGYPYMFLVCTGAIQSIPEDIQEAGRVDGASVWQIFRHIKFPLLLVSVAPLLISSFAFNFNNFNLIYMLTGGGPRIADASINVGQTDILISMVYKVAFVGADRDYGLASAFSIIIFVLVALISYLSFRQTKTLEELN; the protein is encoded by the coding sequence ATGACAGCTCCGATCCTCGAGCACGAGCCCGAGAAGGTGGATGCCGCGACCCGTCGCCGTCGCAAGCGCGCGGCGGCGATCGCCGAGGCGGCATCTGCCGGGTGGAAGGTCTGGCTCGTCAAGATCGTGCTGCTCGGTGTGATCGACGCGCTGGTGATCTACGCGATGCTCGCGCTGCTCGCCCAGGGCAACTGGCTGGTGCCGGTGATCATCGGCGCCGTCACGCTCCTGGTCAATGTCATCTACCTCAAGCCGGGCCTGCTCCCGGCCAAGTACCTCACACCGGGGCTCATCTTCCTGGTCGTGTTCCAGATCTTCGTGGTCATCTACTCGGGCTACATCGCCTTCACCAACTACGGGTCCGGGCACAACTCGACGAAAGACGATGCGGTCTCCGCGCTGCTGCTGCAGTCGCAGACTCGCGTCGACGACTCGCCGACGTATCCGATCCGTGTGCTTGAACGCGATGGATCCTTCTACCTGCTGACGACCGATCCGCAGACCGGCACCTTCGAGGTCGGCGGTCAAGACACGCCTCTCGCGCCGGTCGACGGCGCCACCGCCGACGGAGCCCCCGGCTTCACGACTCTCGACTTCGGCGCCATAGTGCAGAACCAGGGCGCTATCGGTGACCTCTCCGTGCCGCTCACCGACGATCCCAACGACGGGTTCCTCAAGACGACCGACGGGTCGAACGCGTATCTGTTCACGTCGACCCTGCACTGGGACCCCGACGCCGACACGATGACCGACACGACCACGGGGGTCGTCTACCACGATGACGGGCGCGGCGCCTTCACTGCCGACGACGGCACGCAGCTTCTGCCGGGGTGGCAGGTGTGGGTCGGCTTCGACAACTTCGTGCGCGCGTTCACCGACTCGTCGATCCGCGGGCCGTTCTTCTCCGTGCTCATCTGGACGTTCGTCTTCGCCATCCTGTCGGTGGCGACGACTTTCGTGCTCGGCTTGTTCCTGGCCATCGTGTTCAACGACCCGCGCATGAAGAGCAAGAAGTTCTACCGGGTGATCATGATCCTGCCCTATGCCTTCCCCGGCTTCCTCTCGGCGCTGGTCTGGGCGGGCATGTACAACCAGGACTTCGGCTTCATCAACCAGGTGCTCTTCGGCGGGGCATCGATACCGTGGCTGCAAGATCCGTGGCTGGCGAAGTTCGCCATCGTGCTGACGAACCTGTGGCTCGGGTACCCCTACATGTTCCTCGTGTGCACGGGAGCCATCCAATCGATCCCCGAAGACATCCAAGAGGCCGGCCGTGTCGACGGCGCGAGCGTGTGGCAGATCTTCCGCCACATCAAGTTCCCGCTGCTGCTGGTGTCGGTGGCGCCGCTGCTGATCTCATCGTTCGCGTTCAACTTCAACAACTTCAACCTGATCTACATGCTCACCGGCGGCGGCCCGCGCATCGCCGACGCGAGCATCAACGTCGGGCAGACCGACATCCTGATCTCGATGGTCTACAAGGTCGCCTTCGTCGGCGCTGATCGCGACTACGGCTTGGCGAGCGCCTTCTCGATCATCATCTTCGTGCTGGTCGCACTCATCTCGTACCTGAGCTTCCGCCAGACCAAGACGCTCGAGGAGCTGAACTGA
- a CDS encoding sugar ABC transporter permease, with the protein MATQTSLPRRPFPRWFRETGWRHVIGIVMLVFAAFPLVYVLSASLNPGGTLLTANGLFQNIDIGSYIALFQDPTRPYGAWFLNTIVIGLCTAIGTVILCALAAYAFSRMRFTGRRFGLLTLLLVQMFPQLLAFVAIFLLMSAIGDIFPVLGLNSQIGLIMVYLGGALGVNTFLMYGFFNTVPASIDEAAKIDGAGHARIFFTIILRLVAPILAVIGLLSFIGTTSDFVIASVILVDPEKQTLAVGLYQFVSQETARNWSVFAAGAVLAAILPMALFLSLQKYIVGGLTAGSVK; encoded by the coding sequence ATGGCCACCCAGACCTCCCTGCCCCGGCGCCCGTTCCCGCGGTGGTTCCGCGAGACCGGCTGGCGCCACGTCATCGGCATCGTCATGCTCGTGTTCGCAGCGTTCCCGCTCGTGTACGTGCTGTCGGCCTCGCTGAACCCCGGTGGCACGCTGCTGACGGCGAACGGCCTGTTCCAGAACATCGACATCGGCAGCTACATCGCGTTGTTCCAAGACCCGACGCGCCCGTACGGCGCGTGGTTCCTGAACACCATAGTCATCGGGCTGTGCACCGCGATCGGCACCGTGATCCTCTGCGCGCTCGCGGCATATGCCTTCTCCCGCATGCGGTTCACCGGGCGCCGGTTCGGCCTGCTGACCCTGCTGCTGGTGCAGATGTTCCCCCAGCTGCTCGCGTTCGTCGCGATCTTCCTTCTCATGTCGGCGATCGGCGACATCTTCCCGGTGCTCGGGTTGAACTCCCAGATCGGCCTGATCATGGTCTACCTCGGCGGCGCGCTGGGCGTGAACACGTTCCTCATGTACGGGTTCTTCAACACCGTGCCGGCGTCCATCGACGAGGCGGCGAAGATCGACGGTGCCGGCCATGCGCGCATCTTCTTCACGATCATCCTGCGTCTGGTCGCGCCGATCCTCGCAGTGATCGGGCTGTTGAGCTTCATCGGCACCACGAGCGACTTCGTCATCGCGTCGGTGATCCTCGTCGACCCCGAGAAGCAGACGCTTGCGGTGGGCCTCTACCAGTTCGTCTCGCAGGAGACCGCGCGAAACTGGAGCGTGTTCGCCGCGGGCGCCGTGCTGGCGGCCATTCTGCCGATGGCACTGTTCCTGTCGCTGCAGAAGTACATCGTCGGCGGGCTCACCGCCGGCAGCGTCAAGTAA